In a genomic window of Terriglobales bacterium:
- the trmFO gene encoding methylenetetrahydrofolate--tRNA-(uracil(54)-C(5))-methyltransferase (FADH(2)-oxidizing) TrmFO → MSTRVKVVGAGLAGSEAAWQCARRGVAVDLFEMRPVRSTPAHQSAYFAELVCSNSLKSDSPDSAPWLLKEEMRLADSGLMQVALEAQVPAGHALAVDRDAFARKVTAAISSEPLIRVHREEVTNIDEHAAITIIATGPLTSVALSEEISRLSGHSHLFFYDSISPIVEADSIDMSRVYLAARYDKGSADYINCPFTKDEYDRFYDALTAAQAVEGHTWEKLNYFESCLPIEEIARRGRDTLRFGPMKPVGLKDPRTGKPPYAAVQLRQENLRADSYNIVGFQNHLKYGEQARVLRLIPGLENARFLRYGQIHRNTYINSPALLTAALQMKAHPRVLFAGQICGVEGYVESIATGLMAGVYATMLTQDSEPIPPPPVSAFGSLVHYIANANPRNFQPANITFDLLPPLEERVRDRSHRHHLQCERALQAFENWWKQIAAVARAA, encoded by the coding sequence ATGAGCACCAGAGTGAAGGTCGTCGGCGCCGGACTAGCCGGATCAGAGGCAGCATGGCAGTGCGCCCGCCGAGGAGTTGCGGTCGATCTCTTCGAAATGCGGCCAGTGCGATCTACTCCGGCGCATCAGAGCGCTTACTTCGCTGAGCTGGTCTGCTCTAATTCCCTCAAATCCGACAGCCCTGATAGCGCGCCCTGGCTTTTGAAAGAAGAAATGCGCCTCGCGGACTCCGGGCTCATGCAGGTCGCGCTCGAGGCCCAGGTTCCCGCCGGACATGCCTTGGCGGTGGATCGCGATGCGTTTGCAAGAAAGGTCACCGCGGCGATCTCGAGCGAGCCGCTGATCCGCGTGCATCGCGAAGAGGTGACAAATATCGACGAGCACGCTGCCATCACCATCATCGCCACAGGCCCGCTAACCTCAGTTGCCCTTTCCGAGGAAATATCGCGCCTGTCCGGGCACTCTCATCTTTTCTTCTACGACTCCATCAGCCCGATCGTGGAAGCCGACTCCATCGACATGTCGCGCGTCTATCTGGCAGCGCGCTACGATAAAGGATCGGCGGACTACATCAACTGTCCCTTCACCAAGGACGAATACGACCGTTTTTACGATGCGCTGACGGCGGCCCAGGCGGTCGAGGGTCACACTTGGGAGAAGCTGAATTATTTTGAGAGCTGTCTGCCGATCGAAGAAATAGCGCGCCGTGGCCGCGACACACTCCGCTTCGGCCCGATGAAGCCGGTGGGCCTGAAGGATCCCCGCACCGGCAAGCCGCCATACGCGGCGGTGCAATTGCGGCAGGAGAACCTGCGAGCGGATTCCTACAACATCGTCGGTTTTCAGAATCACCTGAAATATGGCGAGCAGGCCCGTGTATTGCGTCTGATTCCGGGGCTGGAAAACGCCAGATTCCTGCGTTACGGGCAAATTCATCGCAACACATATATCAACTCACCGGCTCTCCTCACCGCGGCGCTGCAGATGAAGGCGCATCCGCGCGTGCTCTTTGCGGGGCAGATTTGCGGCGTCGAAGGCTATGTCGAATCCATTGCTACCGGGTTGATGGCTGGAGTGTACGCAACCATGCTCACCCAGGACTCCGAGCCAATCCCACCACCGCCTGTCAGCGCATTTGGATCCCTGGTTCATTACATAGCCAACGCCAACCCGAGGAATTTTCAGCCCGCCAACATTACCTTCGATCTCCTCCCGCCATTGGAGGAGAGAGTCCGCGACCGCAGCCACCGTCATCATCTGCAATGTGAGCGTGCGTTACAAGCCTTCGAGAATTGGTGGAAGCAGATTGCTGCGGTCGCACGCGCCGCCTGA
- a CDS encoding carboxymuconolactone decarboxylase family protein: MSRISYVEPQNASPEVQQIYEHRLGGKPGNIFKIMAHQPAALTAFLAFYASAGKTLPRRLYELVYIRVSMLNRCHY; encoded by the coding sequence ATGTCCCGGATCTCCTATGTCGAGCCGCAAAATGCCAGCCCTGAAGTACAACAGATATACGAGCACCGTCTGGGGGGAAAGCCAGGCAATATCTTCAAGATCATGGCTCACCAGCCTGCGGCCCTGACTGCTTTCCTGGCGTTTTACGCCAGCGCGGGCAAGACCCTCCCGAGGCGCCTGTACGAGCTGGTTTACATACGCGTTTCCATGCTCAACCGCTGCCACTATTGA
- a CDS encoding thioredoxin domain-containing protein, with translation MKTVRFRPVLFLIFLLLAVVSSPPLRAQNAAVAATLLRPPAGAKVALVEFADLECPDCGRAAPLLDQAEKTYKIPLVIYDFPLPQHQWAFDASVYAHYFRSKSTKTNDLERAFRLYIYSNQAQVTKDKLRSFVEKFAQEHKMSLPFVVDPQGKLADAVRADKDKGTALGIQHTPTIYVVSNNRSGPPFVEVVDRKQLFNLIDEMQKEAK, from the coding sequence ATGAAAACTGTACGGTTCCGTCCTGTTCTTTTTCTCATCTTTTTGCTTTTGGCTGTGGTTAGCTCCCCACCCCTGCGGGCGCAGAATGCGGCGGTAGCGGCAACCCTGCTGCGGCCTCCCGCAGGAGCCAAGGTGGCGCTGGTGGAGTTTGCCGACCTGGAGTGTCCTGACTGTGGCCGGGCGGCGCCGCTGCTGGATCAGGCCGAAAAAACCTACAAGATTCCACTCGTGATATATGACTTCCCCCTGCCCCAGCATCAATGGGCATTCGACGCCTCGGTTTATGCCCACTATTTCCGCAGCAAGAGCACCAAGACCAACGATCTGGAACGCGCTTTCCGCCTGTACATCTACAGCAACCAGGCCCAGGTCACCAAAGACAAGCTGCGCAGTTTTGTCGAGAAGTTCGCGCAGGAGCACAAGATGAGTCTCCCCTTCGTGGTCGATCCGCAGGGCAAGCTAGCGGATGCGGTACGCGCCGACAAGGACAAGGGCACGGCGCTGGGAATTCAGCACACCCCGACCATCTATGTGGTCAGCAACAACCGCAGCGGGCCACCTTTTGTCGAAGTGGTGGACCGCAAGCAACTCTTCAATCTCATCGACGAGATGCAAAAAGAGGCGAAATAA
- a CDS encoding group 1 truncated hemoglobin, which yields MTRTKKKVLSLCAGMILLATAANLWAAPQTASGNQTLYKRLGGFDALAAVTDDFIAGMAADPQLKRFFSGFNERSLHRIREHVVDFLCQATGGPCMYHGQDMKTAHTGLHITEEDWQAGVKDLNATLDKFKFPDRERSEVLSAIRGLKSDIVGR from the coding sequence TTGACGAGAACGAAAAAAAAGGTTCTCTCTCTTTGCGCCGGCATGATCTTGCTGGCGACAGCAGCGAATCTCTGGGCCGCACCGCAAACTGCGAGCGGCAACCAGACTCTCTACAAGCGGCTCGGGGGCTTTGATGCCCTGGCCGCGGTGACCGACGATTTCATCGCCGGCATGGCCGCAGATCCGCAGCTGAAGCGCTTTTTCAGCGGCTTCAATGAGCGATCTCTGCACCGCATCCGCGAGCACGTCGTCGATTTCCTATGCCAGGCGACCGGTGGCCCCTGCATGTATCACGGCCAGGATATGAAGACCGCTCACACCGGGCTGCACATCACCGAGGAAGACTGGCAAGCAGGTGTCAAGGACCTCAACGCCACGCTGGATAAGTTCAAATTTCCTGACCGCGAGCGATCGGAGGTGCTGAGCGCCATCCGCGGGCTGAAGTCCGATATCGTGGGCCGCTAA
- a CDS encoding protein kinase, whose protein sequence is MALASSTRLGPYEILSPLGAGGMGEVYRARDTRLGRDVALKILPESFAHDQERLRRFEQEARAVAALNHPNIVAIYDVGQSNGTPFLVSELLEGESLRTVLDRGPMTQRKATEFAVQVAQGLAAAHEKGIIHRDLKPENLYLTRDGHTKILDFGLAKLARGSGETDADSVTLASSHTAPGMVMGTANYMAPEQVRGEATDARTDIFALGSVLFEMLSGERAFQRDTPAETMTAVLKEDPPELSDPARPVSPALERIVRRCLEKHPGQRFQSAKDLSFALSALSGSDVSSAARTVNAPRGFPLAVAAAVAAALLIGAGVSWIVARRPAALTTLQFAIPVRGEVSHMALSADGSILVFVSPEEDSGLPMLYVQHVGAAAATPLAGTEGASYPFLSPDGAYVGFFANGKLQKVATTGGTPQVLASALSARGGTWGRRNVIIYAPDVGGVGLWRVNADGSGAAPLTEAIRTATENTHRWPVFLPDGSHFLFWGGNFSNAADDRTSGIYVSSLDGKERKLVVLCHSSFAIDSGHLFYADDDRHLVSRAFEPSSATVSGAATVISDTVGYQPSTYWVALTASENGTLVYSTRTGADLSVLTWVDRTGKEVSRMGEPAVQANPAISPDGSRIALDISDQKANSINVWLENVNQKGMMRFTFSPSEVVVPVWSRDGSTLAYRSNVANSTLFTKRATGLEREQMRLELSASDDIFPNSWSADDQQILCEHQGLSGHQLLLVPAKGGSAVPFLNGKGNQTNGQISPDGKWVAYASDELGSWQIFVTTFPTGAGKWQISRGGGTEPRWRGDGKELFYIDPKGTLTAVPVSFDGTFSSGAPTPLFQVHARAQVSSTDVFTYDVTRDGNLFLMNRYWKPASIAPLMIVLHTNSSSPSGR, encoded by the coding sequence ATGGCTCTCGCCTCCAGTACCAGACTCGGGCCATACGAAATTCTCTCGCCGCTGGGTGCGGGCGGGATGGGAGAAGTGTATCGCGCGCGCGACACACGTCTGGGCCGTGACGTGGCACTGAAAATTCTTCCTGAGTCATTCGCACATGATCAGGAGCGGCTGCGCCGCTTTGAGCAGGAAGCGCGAGCAGTGGCCGCGTTGAATCATCCCAATATTGTTGCCATCTACGATGTTGGGCAGAGCAACGGCACTCCTTTTCTGGTTTCGGAGTTGCTGGAGGGCGAATCGCTCCGCACGGTGCTAGATCGCGGGCCCATGACGCAGCGGAAAGCCACCGAATTTGCCGTCCAGGTGGCGCAAGGGCTGGCCGCAGCGCACGAGAAGGGAATCATCCATCGCGATCTAAAACCCGAGAACCTGTACCTGACTCGCGATGGGCACACCAAGATTCTGGATTTTGGTTTGGCTAAGCTCGCGCGCGGCAGCGGAGAAACGGACGCGGACAGCGTAACGCTAGCGAGTTCCCACACGGCTCCGGGTATGGTGATGGGAACAGCCAACTACATGGCGCCTGAGCAGGTGCGAGGGGAGGCGACCGATGCGCGCACCGATATTTTCGCCTTGGGCTCGGTGCTATTCGAGATGCTCTCGGGTGAAAGAGCCTTTCAGCGCGATACTCCTGCGGAAACGATGACGGCGGTCCTGAAGGAGGATCCACCGGAGTTGTCGGATCCTGCGCGGCCGGTGTCTCCAGCTCTGGAACGGATTGTTCGGCGCTGTCTGGAAAAGCATCCCGGACAGAGGTTTCAGTCCGCCAAAGACCTGTCGTTTGCGCTGAGTGCGCTCTCAGGAAGCGATGTCAGCAGCGCTGCCCGAACCGTCAACGCTCCGCGGGGGTTTCCACTGGCGGTTGCAGCAGCCGTAGCGGCGGCTCTGCTGATCGGGGCGGGAGTGAGCTGGATAGTTGCAAGACGTCCGGCTGCCTTGACGACTTTGCAGTTCGCCATCCCGGTGCGCGGAGAGGTGAGCCATATGGCGCTCTCGGCGGACGGTTCCATCTTGGTGTTCGTCTCACCGGAAGAAGACTCCGGACTCCCGATGCTCTACGTTCAGCATGTCGGGGCTGCGGCAGCAACGCCCTTGGCTGGAACGGAAGGCGCAAGCTATCCGTTCCTGTCACCTGATGGAGCGTATGTTGGTTTTTTTGCCAACGGCAAACTGCAGAAAGTGGCAACTACCGGCGGTACGCCGCAAGTACTGGCGAGCGCTCTGTCGGCTCGTGGCGGAACCTGGGGCCGTCGAAATGTGATCATCTACGCGCCGGACGTCGGGGGCGTCGGGCTGTGGCGTGTCAACGCGGATGGCAGCGGGGCAGCTCCCCTTACAGAGGCAATTCGAACTGCTACTGAAAATACTCATCGCTGGCCTGTTTTCCTGCCTGACGGCAGTCATTTTCTTTTTTGGGGAGGTAACTTTTCCAATGCCGCCGACGACCGCACGAGCGGTATCTATGTCAGTTCGCTGGATGGGAAGGAACGAAAACTCGTGGTCCTGTGTCATTCGAGTTTTGCGATCGATTCTGGCCACTTGTTCTACGCGGATGACGACCGGCATCTGGTCAGCCGTGCATTTGAACCCTCGTCTGCGACAGTCTCCGGCGCTGCGACGGTCATTTCGGATACTGTGGGTTATCAGCCTTCCACTTACTGGGTGGCTTTGACGGCTTCTGAAAACGGAACGCTGGTGTACAGCACCAGAACCGGGGCGGATCTCTCGGTGCTGACCTGGGTGGACCGCACGGGCAAAGAAGTATCGCGTATGGGAGAGCCCGCAGTGCAAGCGAATCCAGCCATTTCGCCCGATGGCAGCCGGATTGCCCTGGACATCAGCGATCAAAAGGCAAACAGCATCAACGTGTGGCTGGAGAATGTGAACCAGAAGGGCATGATGCGTTTTACGTTCTCACCCAGCGAAGTGGTTGTGCCGGTGTGGTCGCGCGACGGAAGCACGCTGGCTTACCGTTCGAATGTGGCCAACTCCACTCTGTTCACCAAGCGAGCTACGGGTCTGGAACGCGAGCAGATGAGACTGGAGCTTAGCGCCAGCGATGATATTTTTCCCAATTCCTGGTCAGCGGATGATCAGCAGATTTTGTGCGAACACCAGGGATTGTCCGGGCATCAACTGCTGCTGGTTCCGGCTAAGGGAGGATCCGCAGTTCCTTTCTTGAACGGCAAAGGAAATCAGACGAACGGGCAGATTTCTCCCGATGGGAAATGGGTGGCTTACGCTTCCGATGAATTGGGGAGCTGGCAAATTTTCGTAACCACGTTTCCTACCGGCGCAGGGAAGTGGCAGATCTCACGCGGAGGCGGTACCGAACCACGCTGGCGCGGAGACGGGAAGGAATTGTTCTACATCGACCCGAAGGGTACCCTGACGGCAGTGCCGGTCTCGTTCGACGGAACCTTTTCCAGCGGTGCTCCGACGCCTTTGTTCCAGGTACACGCACGGGCCCAGGTTTCTTCGACTGATGTGTTCACCTACGACGTGACCAGGGATGGAAATCTGTTTCTCATGAACCGCTACTGGAAGCCAGCGTCGATTGCGCCGCTGATGATCGTGTTGCACACGAACTCGAGTTCGCCATCTGGCAGGTGA
- the fusA gene encoding elongation factor G, whose translation MKVYEGSNVRNVSLVGHGDAGKTSLVAAMLYTAGATPQLGRVDAGTAPTDFDEEEQSRAMSISNSLAFAEWGKSKINLIDTPGFNMFVHEAKLAMPAVESVLAVVDGVSGVEVSTEKAWSYAEEYEMPRVIIGGRMDRERADADRMLHSVIEAFGRAVIPVQLPIGKEKNFSGVVDLVKMKAYQYDMGGNGKGKEVPIPGDLAEAAKAGHEKLVEMIAEGNDALMEEFFDKGTIPDEHLMPGLRDAIREHRIFPVVYTSGLGNVGVDRLLDFITDFLPNGTDRGTVKGQPSPNNGEPPSRKVADSEPLSAYVFKTLNDPFAGRISYFKVYSGVLKNDATVQDFNRNTSEKLAHLSIMQGKNAVPVNELHAGDIGAVAKLRETLTGDTLGDKGAPIRYPEVGLSEPAITFAIEPKTRADEDKLGNGVHKLMEEDPMLRFFRDEQTKEFLIAGTGQQHIEVVVSKLKKRYHTEVVLKAPKVPYRETIRGRADVQGRHKKQTGGHGQYGDCKIKMEPLPRGGKFEFVNEIFGGAIPKNYIPAVEKGIVEAAQRGFLAGYPVVDFKVVLYDGSYHEVDSNELSFKTAGRIAFRKAMEQAKPTLLEPIMKVEITVPDEFAGSIMGDLNSRRGRIQGMDNKGGKTVVKAEVPMAEMLSYGVDLTSMTQGRGSFNMEMDHYDIVPALQQEKIISQAKAQRGEVAEEEE comes from the coding sequence ATGAAAGTTTACGAAGGCTCCAACGTCCGGAATGTCTCCCTGGTGGGACACGGGGACGCGGGCAAGACCTCTCTGGTCGCAGCCATGCTCTACACCGCCGGCGCCACGCCTCAGTTGGGCCGGGTTGACGCTGGCACCGCGCCCACTGATTTCGACGAGGAGGAGCAGTCTCGTGCCATGTCGATCTCGAACTCGCTGGCTTTTGCCGAATGGGGCAAGTCCAAGATCAACCTGATCGACACGCCCGGCTTCAACATGTTCGTCCACGAAGCTAAGCTGGCCATGCCGGCGGTGGAGAGCGTGCTGGCAGTCGTGGATGGCGTGTCGGGGGTGGAGGTCTCGACAGAAAAGGCCTGGAGTTACGCGGAAGAGTACGAGATGCCGCGTGTAATCATCGGCGGACGGATGGATCGGGAACGGGCTGACGCCGACCGCATGCTGCACTCGGTGATCGAGGCTTTTGGCCGGGCGGTAATTCCGGTGCAGCTTCCCATCGGCAAGGAGAAGAATTTCTCTGGTGTTGTCGATCTGGTGAAGATGAAGGCCTACCAGTACGACATGGGGGGCAACGGCAAGGGAAAGGAAGTGCCTATCCCTGGCGATCTGGCGGAAGCCGCCAAAGCCGGCCATGAAAAGCTGGTGGAGATGATCGCCGAGGGTAACGACGCGCTGATGGAGGAATTTTTCGATAAGGGGACCATTCCCGACGAGCACCTTATGCCCGGCTTGCGTGACGCGATTCGCGAGCACCGAATTTTTCCGGTGGTCTATACCTCCGGGCTGGGAAATGTCGGGGTCGATCGCCTGCTGGATTTCATCACAGATTTTTTGCCGAATGGCACCGATCGCGGCACGGTGAAAGGCCAGCCTTCACCGAACAATGGCGAACCGCCGTCGCGCAAAGTGGCGGATTCCGAGCCGCTGTCAGCTTACGTTTTCAAGACGCTGAACGATCCCTTCGCCGGCAGAATTTCCTATTTCAAGGTTTATTCGGGTGTGCTTAAGAACGATGCCACGGTGCAGGATTTCAATCGCAATACCTCCGAAAAACTGGCGCATCTCTCGATCATGCAGGGCAAGAATGCGGTTCCGGTGAATGAGCTCCATGCCGGCGATATAGGCGCCGTGGCCAAGTTGCGTGAGACGCTCACAGGAGACACACTGGGAGATAAGGGCGCCCCAATTCGCTACCCCGAAGTCGGATTGTCCGAGCCGGCAATTACCTTCGCCATCGAACCCAAGACCCGCGCCGATGAAGACAAACTCGGCAACGGTGTGCACAAGCTGATGGAAGAAGATCCCATGTTGCGCTTCTTCCGCGATGAGCAAACCAAGGAATTCCTGATCGCTGGAACGGGCCAGCAACACATTGAAGTTGTGGTTTCCAAGCTGAAGAAGCGCTACCACACCGAAGTCGTGCTGAAGGCACCGAAGGTTCCGTACCGCGAGACCATTCGCGGGCGTGCCGATGTCCAGGGCAGGCACAAGAAACAAACCGGCGGGCACGGCCAGTATGGCGATTGCAAGATCAAAATGGAGCCGTTGCCGCGCGGAGGTAAGTTCGAGTTCGTCAACGAAATCTTCGGGGGCGCGATTCCCAAGAACTACATTCCTGCGGTGGAAAAAGGCATTGTGGAAGCCGCCCAGCGTGGGTTCCTCGCCGGCTATCCGGTGGTCGACTTCAAAGTGGTTCTGTACGACGGCTCCTATCATGAAGTGGATTCCAACGAACTTTCGTTCAAGACAGCCGGCCGCATCGCCTTCCGCAAGGCCATGGAGCAGGCCAAGCCCACGCTGCTTGAACCGATCATGAAGGTAGAGATCACGGTTCCGGATGAGTTTGCCGGCAGCATTATGGGCGACCTCAACAGCCGGCGCGGACGCATTCAAGGCATGGACAACAAGGGCGGGAAGACCGTTGTCAAAGCCGAGGTTCCGATGGCGGAGATGCTCAGCTACGGCGTGGATCTGACCTCGATGACGCAGGGCCGTGGCAGCTTCAACATGGAGATGGATCACTACGACATCGTGCCTGCGCTGCAGCAGGAGAAGATCATCTCCCAGGCTAAGGCACAGCGGGGAGAGGTGGCGGAAGAAGAGGAGTAG
- the ruvB gene encoding Holliday junction branch migration DNA helicase RuvB: MSPSISDQENRERIVSAAPVEDDASFDLKLRPQRLQEFIGQAKLKENLAVAVQAARSRGEALDHVLLYGPPGLGKTTLATIIANELGVPFQQTSGPALQIKGDLTAVLTNLRQKQVLFIDEVHRLQPVLEELLYTALEDYKLDIMIGQGPAARTHTMEIKPFTFIGATTRAGLVSAPLRSRFGIVLRLEFYTHEDLKIIVKRSAEILGVSVDEAGAFEIASRARGTPRIANRLLRRARDYAQVRGAGKIDQGTAQAALEMLEVDKHGFDAIDRKLLLTIIQNYQGGPVGVDALAAALAEERDAIEEIYEPFLIQIGFLNRTPRGRVATHLAYEHFGIKPGQRQNTLF, encoded by the coding sequence GTGTCTCCCTCGATCTCAGACCAGGAAAACCGTGAACGAATCGTTTCGGCCGCGCCGGTCGAAGACGACGCGTCTTTTGATCTCAAGCTTCGTCCGCAGAGGCTGCAGGAGTTCATCGGGCAGGCCAAGCTGAAGGAAAACCTAGCGGTTGCCGTCCAGGCGGCGCGCTCCCGCGGCGAAGCTCTCGACCATGTGCTGCTCTATGGTCCGCCGGGGCTGGGCAAAACCACGTTGGCGACCATCATCGCCAACGAGCTGGGGGTGCCGTTTCAGCAGACCTCAGGCCCAGCGTTACAGATCAAGGGCGACCTTACAGCGGTGCTCACCAACCTACGGCAGAAGCAGGTGCTATTCATCGACGAGGTCCACAGGCTGCAGCCGGTTCTGGAAGAGCTGCTGTATACGGCGCTGGAGGATTACAAGCTCGACATCATGATCGGCCAGGGGCCAGCAGCGCGCACCCACACGATGGAGATCAAGCCCTTTACATTTATCGGAGCCACTACCCGCGCTGGGCTAGTTTCTGCGCCGCTGCGGTCGCGATTCGGTATTGTGCTGCGCCTGGAGTTCTACACGCACGAGGATTTAAAGATCATCGTGAAACGCTCGGCAGAAATTCTGGGCGTCAGCGTTGATGAGGCTGGCGCTTTTGAAATTGCTTCCCGAGCGCGCGGGACGCCGCGAATAGCCAACCGCCTGTTGCGTCGCGCCCGTGATTATGCCCAGGTCCGTGGAGCTGGCAAAATCGACCAGGGCACGGCCCAGGCGGCCCTGGAAATGCTAGAAGTGGATAAGCACGGCTTCGATGCCATCGACCGCAAGCTGCTGCTCACGATCATTCAGAATTACCAGGGAGGACCGGTGGGGGTGGACGCGCTCGCCGCAGCCCTGGCAGAAGAGCGCGACGCCATTGAAGAAATCTATGAGCCTTTTCTCATCCAGATCGGTTTTCTTAACCGCACGCCCCGCGGCCGGGTGGCTACCCATTTAGCTTACGAGCACTTCGGCATCAAGCCCGGGCAGCGCCAGAACACACTGTTTTGA
- a CDS encoding heme-binding domain-containing protein: MSRTAKFWLAVLIVVVGAQLVRPRKTNPPEDPARTLLAHTQPPPDVAAILNHSCRDCHSYKTRWPWYSNFAPVSWIVIDDVNEGRRHFDMSDWAKYDSKRASDKLGDICDQVADGGMPERSYTWVHSGTALSTAERNAICQWTQAERERIAKNQGTPGTGK; this comes from the coding sequence ATGAGCCGCACCGCTAAATTCTGGCTTGCTGTTTTGATCGTGGTGGTTGGGGCGCAGCTGGTCCGTCCGCGCAAGACCAATCCGCCGGAGGATCCTGCCCGTACCCTGCTGGCGCATACGCAACCGCCGCCTGATGTGGCTGCCATCCTGAATCATTCGTGCCGCGATTGCCACTCGTACAAGACGCGCTGGCCCTGGTATTCGAATTTTGCGCCGGTTTCGTGGATTGTTATCGACGACGTGAATGAAGGGCGCCGCCACTTCGACATGTCTGATTGGGCCAAATACGATTCGAAGCGGGCCTCCGATAAGCTGGGGGACATATGCGACCAGGTTGCCGACGGCGGCATGCCCGAGCGGTCCTATACCTGGGTGCACTCGGGGACCGCGCTCTCAACCGCCGAACGCAATGCCATCTGCCAGTGGACCCAGGCCGAGCGCGAGCGGATAGCGAAAAATCAGGGAACCCCCGGGACGGGGAAGTGA
- a CDS encoding DUF2621 family protein codes for MTWTDEANAIVDELLRELPAPERDPVRESATSRAEMQTTEEGEDEVAMETAVRAFIEATPADLRNRLKHTLTYHGIDPEEFQEAFAS; via the coding sequence ATGACTTGGACGGATGAAGCCAACGCCATTGTTGATGAATTACTGCGCGAGTTGCCGGCGCCGGAGCGCGATCCGGTGCGCGAGTCAGCAACCTCGCGGGCTGAGATGCAGACCACCGAAGAGGGCGAGGACGAGGTAGCGATGGAGACTGCAGTGCGAGCGTTCATCGAGGCTACGCCCGCAGATCTCCGCAATCGGCTGAAACACACGTTGACGTATCACGGCATCGATCCCGAGGAATTCCAGGAAGCATTCGCGTCCTAA
- the nusB gene encoding transcription antitermination factor NusB, which yields MGVRRKSRELALQMLFQADMGKQTPEQVRRTFWAERNDTESEVRGFADDLFRVASDRAEEIDSLIEKHAENWRMERMTAVDRNVMRAAVAEFVGFPATPGPVVINEALEIARKFSTPESVNFINGVLDSVAKDLEATRREVPSEG from the coding sequence ATGGGAGTACGGCGCAAATCCCGAGAACTGGCTCTGCAGATGCTCTTTCAGGCGGATATGGGCAAGCAGACACCGGAGCAGGTGCGCCGGACCTTCTGGGCCGAACGCAACGACACCGAAAGTGAGGTTCGCGGCTTTGCCGATGATCTGTTTCGCGTGGCCAGCGATCGCGCCGAAGAGATTGACAGCCTGATCGAGAAGCACGCCGAAAACTGGCGGATGGAGCGAATGACCGCCGTCGATCGCAATGTCATGCGTGCGGCAGTGGCCGAATTTGTCGGCTTTCCCGCGACACCAGGTCCGGTGGTCATCAACGAAGCGCTGGAAATTGCGCGTAAGTTTTCTACCCCGGAGTCAGTGAACTTCATTAATGGTGTGTTGGACAGCGTGGCTAAGGATTTGGAAGCCACCCGGCGGGAAGTGCCATCAGAGGGGTGA
- the ribH gene encoding 6,7-dimethyl-8-ribityllumazine synthase, with the protein MIRSIHKLLVATSHEDYRALTAFFEALGVFNGETWDGERSRGSKFNAPDGGVEVGFGRGFPDADLVIEVDNADVTYDIAQRRGLPVVQEISDVEWGARLFLLEMPAGAGRLAIFSYKEAHRNKSLEGELDARGLRFAVVLSRFNAFITERLLAGALDTLHRMGANQDNVEIVRVPGAFEIPNAARTLAQSGKYDAVICLGCLLRGDTLHYEVIANEVARGIGQSAQETGVPHAFGVLTCDTLEQAIDRAGLKAGNKGVEAALAAVEMARLKKKVLSR; encoded by the coding sequence ATGATCCGATCGATCCACAAATTGCTGGTAGCCACAAGCCACGAAGACTACCGCGCTTTGACGGCGTTCTTCGAGGCGCTCGGCGTGTTCAACGGCGAAACCTGGGACGGTGAACGCAGCCGCGGTAGCAAGTTCAATGCGCCTGACGGAGGTGTAGAGGTTGGTTTCGGGCGGGGCTTTCCCGATGCGGATCTGGTAATTGAGGTGGATAACGCGGATGTCACCTACGACATCGCCCAGCGGCGCGGACTGCCTGTGGTGCAAGAAATTTCTGACGTCGAGTGGGGAGCGCGTCTGTTCTTGCTGGAAATGCCGGCAGGAGCCGGAAGACTGGCCATCTTTTCGTATAAAGAAGCGCACCGAAATAAGTCCCTGGAAGGCGAGCTGGACGCGCGCGGCTTGCGCTTCGCAGTCGTGCTCAGTCGTTTCAATGCATTCATCACAGAACGTCTGCTGGCAGGTGCGCTGGACACGCTCCACCGCATGGGCGCCAATCAAGATAATGTTGAAATCGTCAGGGTGCCCGGGGCATTTGAAATTCCCAACGCGGCCCGCACACTGGCACAGAGCGGGAAATATGACGCTGTGATCTGCCTTGGGTGCCTGCTGCGCGGCGACACTCTGCATTACGAGGTGATCGCCAACGAAGTCGCGCGGGGGATCGGACAATCAGCCCAGGAAACGGGAGTGCCACATGCGTTTGGCGTCCTTACCTGCGACACCCTGGAGCAGGCCATTGATCGGGCCGGGCTGAAAGCCGGAAATAAGGGAGTTGAAGCCGCGCTTGCGGCAGTGGAGATGGCACGGTTGAAAAAGAAAGTGCTCAGCCGGTGA